A part of Quatrionicoccus australiensis genomic DNA contains:
- a CDS encoding glycine-rich domain-containing protein, whose product MIKLVIIASLALLAGLLWRNWARQRQAGYIAAYPYARFLDRRLAARRPELTAEQRAEVFAALSDYFVLCRRAERRMVAMPSQAADDAWHEFILFTRHYDKFCRAAFGRFLHHTPAEAMQSPTQASEGLRRAWRLACAHEQIDPKKPQRLPRLFALDAKLGIAGGFVYQLDCLAAGQASATGDTTFCASHMGCGGSSGGGCAGDSSDSSGSDGGGDGGGGCGGGGD is encoded by the coding sequence ATGATCAAGCTCGTCATCATCGCCAGCCTCGCCCTGCTCGCCGGCCTGCTCTGGCGCAACTGGGCGCGGCAACGGCAGGCCGGCTATATCGCGGCCTACCCCTATGCCCGCTTCCTTGACCGGCGGCTGGCGGCCCGCCGCCCGGAGCTGACCGCGGAACAACGGGCCGAGGTCTTCGCTGCGCTAAGCGATTACTTCGTGCTCTGCCGCCGCGCCGAGCGGCGCATGGTGGCCATGCCCTCGCAGGCAGCAGACGATGCCTGGCACGAGTTCATTCTGTTCACCCGCCATTACGACAAGTTCTGCCGCGCCGCCTTCGGCCGCTTCCTGCACCACACGCCGGCCGAGGCAATGCAATCGCCGACGCAGGCGAGCGAAGGCCTGCGCCGTGCGTGGCGCCTGGCCTGCGCACACGAGCAGATCGACCCGAAAAAGCCGCAACGCCTGCCCCGCCTGTTCGCGCTCGATGCAAAGCTGGGCATTGCCGGCGGCTTTGTCTATCAACTCGATTGCCTGGCCGCAGGCCAGGCCAGTGCCACTGGCGACACGACTTTCTGTGCCAGCCACATGGGCTGCGGCGGCAGCAGTGGTGGCGGCTGCGCCGGCGACAGCTCGGACAGCAGCGGCTCGGACGGGGGTGGCGATGGTGGAGGCGGCTGCGGGGGCGGTGGCGATTAA
- a CDS encoding NAD-dependent succinate-semialdehyde dehydrogenase, which translates to MKLQNEQLLRSTNFIAGKWTGADDLATFDVLDPASGAVLGSVPRCGADETRRAIDAANTAWPTWRALTARRRAQLLQAWCKLIIDNVDDLAQIVTAEGGKPLAEAKGEVLYGASFVEWFAEEGKRTYGESIPSPAASNRLLVVKQPIGVCAAITPWNFPLAMITRKVAPALAAGCPVVVKPAEATPLTALALAVLAEQAGFPAGVFNVVTGNPQAIGGELTANPIVRKLSFTGSTGVGRLLMAQCAPTVKKVSLELGGNAPFIVFNDANIDAAVDQAITAKYRNTGQTCVCANRFLVQSGVYDEFASKFAARVAQMQVGPGTTPGVVQGPLINAAGLAKVEAHVADAVGKGARVLCGGRRHALGGNFYEPTVLADITSAMQVAKEETFGPVAPLFRFETEAEAIAMANDTEFGLAAYFFTRDVARCWRVGEALEYGMVGINTGLISNEVAPFGGIKQSGIGREGSKYGIEDYLEVKYLCFDING; encoded by the coding sequence ATGAAATTACAGAACGAGCAATTGCTGCGGTCGACCAACTTTATTGCCGGAAAATGGACGGGCGCCGATGACTTGGCGACCTTCGACGTGCTCGATCCGGCCAGCGGTGCCGTGCTCGGCAGCGTGCCGCGCTGCGGCGCCGACGAAACGCGGCGCGCCATCGATGCCGCCAACACTGCCTGGCCGACCTGGCGCGCCCTCACTGCCCGTCGTCGCGCCCAGTTGCTGCAAGCCTGGTGCAAGCTGATCATCGACAACGTCGACGACCTCGCGCAAATCGTTACCGCCGAAGGCGGCAAGCCGCTCGCCGAGGCCAAGGGTGAAGTGCTTTACGGCGCCTCCTTCGTCGAATGGTTTGCCGAGGAAGGCAAGCGCACTTACGGCGAAAGCATTCCCAGTCCGGCCGCCAGCAACCGCCTGCTCGTCGTCAAGCAGCCGATCGGCGTCTGTGCCGCGATCACGCCGTGGAACTTCCCGCTCGCAATGATCACGCGAAAGGTCGCACCGGCGCTCGCCGCCGGCTGCCCGGTCGTCGTCAAGCCAGCCGAGGCGACGCCGCTGACCGCCCTCGCCCTCGCCGTCCTCGCCGAGCAGGCCGGCTTCCCGGCCGGCGTTTTCAACGTGGTGACCGGCAACCCGCAGGCAATCGGCGGCGAGCTGACCGCCAATCCGATCGTGCGCAAGCTCTCCTTCACCGGCTCGACCGGCGTCGGTCGCCTGCTGATGGCGCAATGCGCCCCGACCGTCAAGAAGGTCTCGCTCGAACTCGGCGGCAACGCCCCCTTCATCGTTTTCAACGATGCCAATATCGACGCAGCGGTCGACCAGGCAATTACGGCCAAATATCGCAACACCGGCCAGACCTGCGTTTGCGCCAACCGCTTCCTCGTGCAGTCCGGTGTCTATGACGAATTCGCCAGCAAGTTTGCGGCCCGTGTTGCCCAGATGCAGGTCGGCCCCGGCACCACGCCGGGCGTCGTCCAGGGACCGCTGATCAATGCCGCCGGGCTGGCCAAGGTCGAGGCGCATGTCGCCGACGCCGTCGGCAAGGGCGCACGCGTCCTCTGCGGCGGCCGCCGCCACGCACTGGGCGGCAATTTCTACGAGCCAACCGTGCTCGCCGACATCACCAGCGCCATGCAGGTAGCGAAGGAGGAAACCTTCGGCCCGGTCGCCCCGCTCTTCCGCTTTGAAACGGAAGCCGAGGCCATTGCCATGGCCAACGACACCGAGTTCGGTCTTGCCGCCTATTTCTTCACGCGCGACGTCGCCCGCTGCTGGCGCGTCGGCGAAGCGCTCGAGTACGGCATGGTCGGCATCAACACCGGCCTGATCTCGAACGAGGTGGCGCCCTTCGGCGGCATCAAGCAATCGGGCATCGGCCGCGAAGGCTCGAAGTACGGGATCGAGGATTACCTCGAAGTGAAATATCTCTGCTTCGACATCAACGGATGA
- a CDS encoding C40 family peptidase — MRLPVLLVATLISALLAACGSPSPRPGGTPETITHAPLPVSEKGNEVAFYALGLIDTGYRFGGKNPEAGLDCSGMVSYIYAQALGLKVQGSAADIARSGRPLEPGKLRPGDLVFFNTRNQPFSHVGVYVGDARFVHAPSSNGRVRIDRLNDRYYAQRFEAARTFFD; from the coding sequence ATGCGCCTTCCCGTCCTGCTTGTTGCCACGCTGATCTCTGCCTTGCTGGCGGCCTGCGGCAGCCCGTCGCCGCGTCCGGGCGGCACGCCGGAAACTATAACGCATGCGCCTTTGCCGGTCAGCGAGAAAGGCAACGAGGTGGCTTTCTATGCGCTCGGCCTGATCGACACCGGCTACCGTTTCGGCGGCAAGAACCCGGAGGCCGGCCTCGATTGCAGCGGCATGGTCAGCTACATCTACGCCCAGGCGCTCGGCCTCAAGGTGCAAGGCAGCGCCGCCGACATCGCGCGGAGCGGTCGACCGCTCGAACCGGGCAAATTACGTCCGGGCGACCTGGTCTTCTTCAATACGCGCAACCAGCCTTTCTCGCACGTCGGCGTCTATGTCGGCGATGCGCGTTTCGTACATGCGCCATCGTCCAACGGCCGGGTCCGCATCGATCGTCTGAACGACCGTTACTACGCGCAACGCTTCGAGGCGGCGCGCACCTTTTTCGACTGA
- a CDS encoding HDOD domain-containing protein yields the protein MPQEKNYELSHEDVQKVMATVDIPACPVFVTDAMQEAQRDEPDLKRLADIITGDAGMSAAALKLANSPLYGASTRISSVRKAVERLGTKNIVCVVVAVALRASMTGLPAAWLEQFWKRTTLMAVVSSLIARRQYGISPDASYTYALFHDAAIPLMMKRFPNYGEVLEKCRRENLMLVDAEDNYFPCTHPIIGSLLVRNWGLPPILGQAIRFHHEADAYDVSDKTLPGGALSLIAVTQVAEHLLAELLDDCDLEVGTNLFARALDHLGISESDLDDLRNRVADAVAETAN from the coding sequence ATGCCCCAGGAAAAAAATTACGAACTCTCCCATGAAGATGTGCAAAAGGTCATGGCAACGGTCGACATCCCGGCCTGCCCGGTTTTCGTTACCGACGCCATGCAGGAAGCGCAAAGGGATGAACCGGACCTGAAGCGTCTGGCCGACATCATCACCGGCGATGCCGGCATGTCGGCCGCCGCGCTCAAACTGGCCAACTCGCCGCTGTACGGCGCCAGCACGCGCATCTCCAGCGTCCGCAAGGCGGTTGAGCGTCTCGGCACGAAAAACATCGTCTGCGTCGTGGTCGCCGTCGCCCTGCGCGCCAGCATGACCGGCCTGCCGGCGGCCTGGCTGGAGCAGTTCTGGAAACGTACGACGCTGATGGCCGTTGTGTCCAGCCTGATCGCCCGGCGCCAGTACGGCATTTCGCCGGATGCCTCCTACACCTATGCGCTGTTTCACGACGCCGCCATTCCGCTGATGATGAAGCGCTTCCCGAACTACGGCGAAGTACTGGAAAAATGCCGGCGTGAAAACCTGATGCTGGTCGATGCCGAAGACAATTACTTTCCCTGCACCCATCCGATCATCGGCTCTTTGCTGGTGCGCAACTGGGGCCTGCCGCCGATTCTCGGGCAAGCCATCCGTTTCCATCACGAAGCGGATGCCTACGACGTCTCGGATAAAACCCTGCCCGGCGGCGCACTGTCCTTGATTGCCGTCACCCAGGTTGCCGAGCATCTGCTCGCGGAACTGCTCGACGACTGCGATCTCGAAGTTGGCACAAACCTGTTTGCACGGGCACTCGATCACCTGGGCATTTCGGAGAGCGATCTGGATGACCTGCGCAACCGGGTCGCAGATGCCGTGGCCGAGACGGCTAACTAG
- a CDS encoding TolC family outer membrane protein, with amino-acid sequence MKQNAILLALLTSFPLLAAAAPAGAPATLKEVAQQAVLSSPEVTSKWHNLKAAEEEIGVARGSFLPRVDLTAGTGRESLKQPPAGQSNNYTRSNYGLSLNQMLFDGFATHSEVKRLDKARLVRYYELLDASENIALEAARAYLDVLRYRFLVTLAEDNYVQHKATHEQLIRRTQSGVGRRVDLEQAGSRLALAEINLTTETANLHDVTARYQRLVNSQPPGSVIPPAQLSNALPASQKAAQETLYKKNPTLLAAIENIEAAQHDMEVRRAAYSPKLDFRARTDHINNYLGVDGNRVQNVAELVINWNLFNGGSDRARERQYAERKNIALDLREKACRDTRQTLSIAYNDVLRLKEQSNYLATQVSMLEKTRDAYRDQFNVGQRTLLDLLDTENELLSARRNAVNADTDLSLAYLRTYAGMGTLLEYLGLQKLEVRDPEPQELAPSDSSQLCPNEPVDTQATDYAALNAKALAKLEVRAAPPSPPPATATPESDVTRQVMGWNAAWAARNYSDYVGFYAPSFIPGGGLNREDWAQLRRSRISNRDNISIDIQDLQVRPDGKDRARVQFRQTYRSKQFSDVTQKTLEMILVGNKWLINREDSVPCIGNTVGGCKAGK; translated from the coding sequence ATGAAACAAAATGCCATTCTGCTCGCCTTGTTGACCTCGTTTCCCCTGCTTGCTGCAGCAGCCCCCGCTGGCGCGCCCGCCACACTGAAGGAGGTTGCACAGCAGGCCGTACTGAGCAGCCCAGAAGTTACCTCGAAATGGCACAACCTGAAGGCGGCAGAAGAAGAAATCGGTGTTGCACGTGGCAGCTTTTTGCCACGCGTCGACCTGACCGCCGGCACCGGTCGAGAAAGCCTGAAACAACCGCCAGCAGGCCAGAGCAACAACTACACCCGCAGCAATTACGGCCTCAGCCTGAACCAGATGCTGTTCGATGGCTTCGCCACCCACAGTGAAGTCAAGCGTCTCGACAAGGCCCGCCTGGTGCGCTACTACGAGTTGCTCGACGCCTCTGAAAACATCGCCCTCGAAGCAGCGCGCGCCTATCTCGACGTGTTGCGTTACCGCTTCCTGGTCACTCTGGCCGAAGACAACTATGTCCAGCACAAAGCCACCCACGAACAACTGATCCGGCGCACCCAGTCTGGTGTCGGACGCCGCGTCGATCTCGAACAGGCAGGCAGCCGTCTGGCCCTGGCCGAAATCAACTTGACCACGGAAACCGCCAACCTGCATGACGTGACGGCGCGCTATCAACGCCTGGTCAACAGCCAACCGCCAGGCTCGGTCATCCCGCCTGCCCAGTTGAGCAACGCCTTGCCGGCCAGTCAGAAGGCGGCCCAGGAAACCCTGTACAAGAAAAACCCGACCCTGCTTGCCGCCATCGAGAACATCGAGGCAGCCCAGCATGACATGGAGGTTCGCCGCGCCGCCTACTCTCCGAAGCTCGATTTCCGCGCGCGCACCGACCACATCAACAACTATCTCGGTGTTGACGGCAATCGGGTGCAGAACGTGGCCGAACTGGTCATCAACTGGAATCTCTTCAACGGCGGCTCGGACCGCGCCCGAGAAAGGCAATATGCAGAGCGCAAGAACATTGCACTCGACCTGCGCGAAAAAGCTTGCCGCGACACGCGCCAAACCCTGTCGATTGCCTACAACGATGTACTGCGGCTGAAAGAACAATCAAACTATCTGGCAACCCAGGTCAGCATGCTGGAAAAAACGCGCGACGCATACCGCGATCAGTTCAACGTTGGCCAACGCACCCTGCTCGATCTGCTCGACACCGAGAACGAACTGCTCAGCGCCCGCCGCAATGCAGTCAATGCCGACACCGACCTTAGCCTTGCCTACCTGCGTACCTATGCCGGCATGGGCACGCTACTCGAGTACCTCGGGCTGCAAAAACTCGAGGTACGTGACCCGGAACCCCAAGAACTCGCCCCAAGCGACAGTAGCCAGCTCTGCCCGAATGAACCGGTCGACACGCAGGCTACCGACTATGCCGCACTGAATGCAAAAGCGCTGGCAAAACTTGAGGTACGAGCCGCGCCACCGTCTCCTCCCCCTGCCACGGCCACCCCGGAAAGCGATGTCACACGCCAGGTCATGGGCTGGAATGCAGCCTGGGCGGCCAGAAACTATTCCGATTATGTCGGTTTCTACGCACCCAGCTTCATACCTGGCGGCGGCCTGAATCGCGAGGATTGGGCCCAGCTGCGCCGCAGCCGGATATCCAATCGTGACAACATCAGCATCGACATCCAGGACTTGCAGGTTCGACCGGATGGAAAGGATAGGGCTCGTGTCCAGTTCCGCCAGACCTATCGCTCAAAACAGTTCAGCGATGTGACGCAGAAGACCCTGGAAATGATACTGGTCGGCAATAAGTGGCTGATCAATCGTGAAGATTCAGTGCCCTGCATAGGCAATACCGTAGGCGGCTGCAAAGCCGGCAAATAA
- a CDS encoding Ig-like domain-containing protein, with amino-acid sequence MNTTVKGDGSFAVDVTAPLGQDNYTVVASGVDAAGNSATAFDTQDYSLATDLPKASIALDANFAGDGIINLTESTAAAIAVTGTVGGDAKLGDPIVVTINGHDYLTTVIQRNATTLGFSVDVPGKELAADPDLTIEARVTSTDKAGNIASVDTSLTYTLDTTPPTISIDPLGTSVSEEGLPGGNQDTGGSPDNTNFRSASTTLTLDDKGAHLSLLTPPQNPSFSSGGKQIDWILETGGHKLIGYIDTPTGQQEVIVVTLDDQGKITTTLSKPIDHPTQGEDARDLNIDVQATDKAGNVSKATLTIHIEDDMPKISSAPEITPHSDNGIYFTLSGENTPASHNVAPDVHAFSNSLLGLVGIDALNLIDLSGDQYQASDANNNITQLVIESGALLSINLGGDEVLTWSQELASALGLKVVLINDSGLLGLGSHFTLTITSLDPAHPVIDNLSIKELLSTLRTGDALLNLNILEGATITATDAYGASDTADIGTLLDLSLLNGAEPENVTTGTSSDDSISGDGKNNILLGNQGKDILTGMGGNVTQEIVLYGVDLSHSGALGSDALIIQNLLQNGKLLTD; translated from the coding sequence GTGAACACCACGGTCAAGGGCGATGGCAGTTTCGCCGTCGACGTCACCGCCCCGCTCGGCCAAGACAACTATACAGTCGTCGCCAGCGGCGTCGATGCCGCCGGCAACAGCGCCACCGCCTTCGACACCCAGGATTACAGCCTGGCGACCGACCTGCCGAAAGCGTCCATCGCGCTCGATGCCAACTTTGCCGGCGACGGCATCATCAACCTCACCGAATCCACCGCAGCCGCGATTGCCGTGACCGGCACCGTCGGCGGCGACGCCAAGCTCGGCGACCCGATCGTCGTCACCATCAACGGCCACGATTACCTGACCACCGTCATCCAGCGCAACGCGACGACGCTCGGCTTCAGCGTCGACGTCCCGGGCAAGGAACTCGCCGCCGATCCCGACCTGACTATCGAGGCCAGGGTTACCTCGACCGACAAGGCCGGCAATATCGCCAGCGTCGACACCAGCCTGACTTACACGCTAGACACCACGCCCCCAACTATCAGCATCGACCCACTCGGCACTTCGGTCTCCGAAGAAGGACTGCCTGGCGGGAACCAGGACACTGGCGGCTCCCCCGACAATACCAACTTCCGGAGCGCCAGCACTACGCTGACACTTGACGATAAAGGCGCCCACCTCAGCCTGCTCACGCCTCCACAGAATCCGTCTTTCTCATCAGGTGGCAAACAGATTGACTGGATACTGGAAACCGGTGGTCACAAGCTGATCGGCTACATTGATACGCCGACAGGACAGCAGGAAGTGATCGTCGTAACACTGGATGATCAGGGCAAGATCACCACGACGCTATCCAAACCGATTGATCACCCGACACAGGGTGAGGATGCCAGGGATTTGAATATCGATGTCCAGGCCACAGACAAGGCTGGCAACGTCAGCAAAGCCACGCTCACCATCCACATCGAAGACGACATGCCGAAAATCAGTTCGGCCCCTGAAATAACCCCGCACAGCGACAACGGAATCTATTTCACTCTTTCCGGCGAAAACACGCCAGCGAGTCACAATGTCGCGCCGGATGTCCATGCCTTCAGCAACAGTCTGCTTGGCCTGGTCGGCATTGATGCACTGAACCTGATCGACTTGAGTGGCGACCAATACCAGGCGAGTGATGCCAACAACAACATCACCCAGCTGGTAATCGAATCTGGAGCACTGCTCAGCATCAACCTGGGCGGCGATGAAGTCCTGACCTGGTCACAGGAACTGGCCAGTGCATTGGGCCTCAAGGTCGTGTTGATCAACGACTCCGGCCTGCTCGGACTGGGCAGCCATTTCACGCTGACCATCACCTCCCTCGACCCGGCTCACCCGGTCATCGACAATCTGAGCATCAAGGAATTGCTATCGACGCTACGTACCGGGGATGCCTTGCTCAATCTGAACATCCTCGAAGGTGCCACCATTACCGCTACCGACGCCTACGGCGCAAGCGACACGGCTGACATTGGCACGCTGCTCGACCTTAGCCTGCTCAACGGTGCCGAGCCTGAAAATGTAACGACAGGCACAAGCAGCGACGACAGCATCAGCGGCGATGGCAAGAACAACATCCTGCTTGGTAACCAGGGCAAGGACATTTTGACCGGCATGGGCGGCAACGTAACCCAGGAAATTGTTCTCTACGGCGTCGATCTGTCTCACAGCGGCGCTCTCGGCTCGGATGCACTAATCATCCAGAACCTGCTGCAAAACGGCAAGTTGCTGACCGACTGA
- a CDS encoding retention module-containing protein, with amino-acid sequence MAQAQIIGRVTSLTGAAFARDNAGNTRRLKTGDVIREGETVSATDGSEAMLKLADGRDLLVRPGLPAKLDSEVAAMIKPDGTDSALNVSKKGFQKIAKALSSGGNLDTLLDEDAPAAGGDNEGYTFVELLRIAETLSGANGYQFDARATGAATWPATAPRS; translated from the coding sequence ATGGCCCAAGCTCAAATCATCGGAAGAGTGACTTCCCTAACGGGCGCTGCCTTTGCCCGCGATAACGCCGGCAACACTCGCCGTCTCAAAACCGGCGACGTCATCCGCGAAGGCGAGACGGTCAGCGCGACCGACGGCTCGGAAGCCATGCTCAAGCTGGCCGACGGCCGCGATCTGCTTGTCCGTCCAGGATTGCCGGCCAAGCTCGACAGCGAAGTGGCGGCGATGATCAAGCCGGATGGCACGGACAGCGCGCTGAACGTCAGCAAGAAAGGCTTCCAGAAAATCGCCAAGGCACTGAGTAGCGGCGGCAATCTCGACACCCTGCTCGACGAGGATGCACCGGCTGCCGGCGGCGACAACGAGGGCTACACCTTCGTCGAACTGCTGCGCATCGCCGAAACCTTGAGCGGAGCGAATGGCTACCAATTCGACGCACGGGCAACCGGAGCGGCAACCTGGCCGGCAACGGCGCCCCGATCCTGA
- a CDS encoding two-component system response regulator — protein MAEALVIQGDAGDRPSILAVDDTPAILQLLQVLLCDDYDIVIVDSGLAAVEAFARKTFDLVLLDLLMPQIDGFETLKRLKQLPNFASTPVIFLTAMDDLASERCALELGADEYIVKPFKPMLVRLRIDNLLQRVHLQRQLEMALASADKGLWEWDLRTGRVSIDACWGERLSLVRHDRNDDPVRWEDYCHPDSVCLIDEAKADYQAGRLPAFDVDVQLLNANEQWVWINLYGKAVMTSAEGDFVRLKGTYRNIERRKQAEIALQKSEERFRFVMETTGEGIWDWRVVSGEVVHNASFSRILGMEEHNLEHAASFIRSLIHPDDLASAMGQMAACLDEGKDFVSEHRMRHVDGHYVWVAEKGRVVERGAAGQPIRAVGSLRDISERKALEAEYKRLALYDPLTGLPNRRLLVDRLRQAIIQNRRNKECGVLMFLDMDRFKQINDTFGHESGDMLLIEVGCRLSSCMRETDTVARLGGDEFIVMLTELPDERMVARYDAERVGNKILDVLNQPYQLGQNICESTPSIGLTLFGGDATESVEAIIKRADGAMYEAKMAGRNRLRFSI, from the coding sequence ATGGCTGAAGCGCTTGTGATTCAAGGTGACGCAGGGGATCGCCCGAGTATTTTGGCGGTTGATGACACGCCCGCAATTCTCCAGTTATTGCAGGTGCTGCTCTGCGATGACTACGATATTGTCATCGTAGATTCCGGCTTGGCGGCGGTAGAAGCTTTTGCCAGGAAAACTTTCGATCTTGTGCTGCTCGACCTGCTGATGCCGCAAATTGACGGCTTCGAGACACTGAAGCGCCTTAAGCAATTGCCAAACTTTGCTTCGACACCGGTTATCTTTCTCACGGCAATGGACGACTTGGCGAGTGAGCGTTGCGCCCTTGAGTTGGGCGCTGATGAGTACATCGTCAAGCCTTTCAAGCCAATGCTGGTGCGTTTGCGCATCGATAACCTGCTACAGCGCGTGCATTTGCAGCGTCAGCTTGAAATGGCCCTGGCCAGTGCCGACAAAGGACTTTGGGAATGGGATCTGCGCACTGGTCGGGTGAGCATTGATGCTTGCTGGGGGGAGCGCCTCAGTCTTGTGCGTCATGACAGGAACGATGATCCCGTTCGTTGGGAAGACTATTGCCATCCGGACAGTGTGTGTCTTATTGATGAGGCAAAGGCGGACTATCAGGCCGGTCGTCTGCCGGCGTTCGATGTCGATGTGCAATTGCTTAACGCCAATGAGCAGTGGGTCTGGATCAATCTCTACGGCAAGGCTGTGATGACCTCTGCAGAGGGCGATTTTGTCCGGCTCAAAGGAACTTACCGAAACATCGAACGCCGCAAGCAGGCTGAGATCGCCCTCCAGAAAAGCGAAGAACGTTTCCGCTTTGTCATGGAAACGACTGGAGAGGGAATTTGGGACTGGCGAGTTGTATCCGGTGAAGTTGTCCACAATGCTTCGTTCTCGCGCATTCTGGGTATGGAGGAACACAATCTGGAGCACGCAGCCTCCTTCATCCGGTCGTTGATTCATCCTGATGATTTGGCATCTGCCATGGGCCAGATGGCGGCCTGTCTGGATGAAGGTAAGGATTTTGTCAGTGAGCACAGGATGCGCCATGTTGACGGGCACTATGTCTGGGTCGCCGAGAAGGGGCGGGTCGTCGAGCGGGGAGCGGCTGGGCAGCCGATACGTGCCGTTGGCTCGCTGCGCGATATCAGCGAACGTAAGGCGCTCGAGGCGGAGTACAAGCGTTTGGCTCTCTATGATCCTCTGACAGGGCTGCCCAACCGGCGTCTATTGGTCGACCGCCTGCGCCAGGCAATTATCCAGAATCGCCGGAACAAGGAGTGCGGTGTGCTGATGTTCCTGGATATGGATCGATTCAAGCAAATCAACGATACCTTCGGTCATGAGTCCGGCGACATGCTGTTGATCGAAGTGGGGTGTCGCCTGAGCTCCTGCATGCGGGAAACGGATACCGTTGCCAGGCTGGGAGGAGATGAATTTATTGTCATGCTGACCGAGTTGCCTGATGAGCGCATGGTGGCCCGCTACGATGCCGAGCGGGTAGGAAACAAGATTCTTGATGTGCTGAATCAGCCTTACCAGCTTGGGCAAAATATTTGCGAAAGCACCCCGAGCATCGGTCTGACCTTGTTTGGTGGAGATGCGACCGAGTCTGTTGAGGCCATCATCAAGCGTGCAGATGGTGCAATGTATGAAGCCAAGATGGCCGGTCGTAACCGCCTGCGTTTCTCTATCTGA
- a CDS encoding TolC family protein, which yields MSNFRYRRAGLAIILFILLGNASAGGIDPFLTHGKIARSVTGSMLDDDASTPCVFASPAQPLELPEAVERALCNNPQTRAAWAGAKMQTAQLGVARSAYMPAIGATLAYNKQKNITRYGDSRYAPLNSEAKPTLTSGNLKMSQVLTDFGLRSANLDQAMALLDAANASHDAALQIAFVNAAQAYFDTQTAQAVLEASREAENAARESFNAAAAKYKAGIGALTDQLQAQVAYSKASLERVSAEGELKNAQGTLATAMGLSATTNLVLPRRREGLPDTAFVKPADELIEEAKQHHPTLLAAQAEVTAARAKIAATRAEGRPTVTLTAELGRTEQENQPPAVGYSPTDISNRTNSLGIQMNIPLFEGFGRNYRTQTAQGQAEIKAAELSRLEQQISLEVWKSYQALRTENENMKAADVLVSSARQSFLVAQGRFKAGVGNILELLSAQSAVAGAEQQRIKSVSNWHTARLKLAANIGKLGLWAIR from the coding sequence ATGAGCAATTTTCGCTATCGCCGGGCAGGCCTGGCGATCATCCTGTTCATTCTGCTCGGCAACGCCAGCGCGGGCGGCATCGACCCTTTCCTGACGCACGGCAAGATCGCCCGCTCAGTCACCGGCAGCATGCTCGATGATGATGCCAGCACCCCCTGCGTTTTTGCCTCACCGGCCCAGCCGCTCGAACTCCCGGAAGCAGTTGAGCGTGCCCTGTGCAACAACCCGCAGACCCGCGCCGCCTGGGCTGGCGCCAAGATGCAGACTGCCCAGCTTGGCGTTGCCCGCTCTGCCTACATGCCGGCGATTGGCGCGACACTCGCCTACAACAAGCAAAAGAACATCACGCGTTACGGTGACAGTCGCTATGCACCGCTCAATTCCGAGGCTAAACCAACGTTGACCAGTGGCAACCTTAAAATGAGCCAGGTGCTGACTGACTTCGGTCTGCGCAGCGCCAATCTGGATCAGGCCATGGCCTTGCTGGATGCCGCCAATGCCAGCCATGACGCCGCGCTGCAAATTGCATTCGTCAACGCCGCCCAGGCCTACTTTGACACCCAGACGGCGCAGGCAGTACTGGAAGCGAGCCGCGAGGCGGAAAACGCGGCACGTGAAAGCTTCAATGCTGCCGCGGCCAAATACAAAGCCGGCATTGGCGCCCTCACCGACCAGTTGCAGGCTCAGGTCGCCTACTCGAAAGCCAGCCTGGAACGAGTCTCGGCAGAAGGTGAGCTAAAAAATGCCCAAGGCACACTAGCCACTGCCATGGGCCTCAGCGCGACCACCAATCTGGTGCTGCCGCGCCGGCGTGAAGGGCTCCCTGACACAGCCTTCGTCAAGCCAGCGGATGAACTGATCGAAGAGGCAAAACAACATCATCCAACGCTGCTTGCCGCTCAAGCCGAAGTCACAGCAGCTCGCGCCAAGATCGCCGCAACCCGGGCCGAAGGCCGGCCCACCGTGACGCTGACCGCAGAATTAGGCCGTACCGAACAGGAAAATCAACCGCCAGCGGTCGGCTATTCTCCAACCGATATCAGCAACCGCACCAACAGTCTCGGGATACAGATGAATATCCCGTTATTCGAGGGATTTGGCCGAAATTACCGTACGCAGACGGCACAGGGACAAGCCGAGATCAAAGCCGCCGAACTCTCCCGCCTCGAACAGCAGATATCCCTGGAAGTATGGAAAAGCTATCAAGCACTGCGCACTGAAAATGAAAACATGAAGGCTGCCGATGTCCTTGTCTCGAGCGCCCGCCAGTCCTTCCTGGTCGCCCAGGGTCGCTTCAAAGCCGGTGTCGGCAATATCCTCGAACTTCTCAGCGCACAAAGCGCCGTCGCCGGCGCCGAACAGCAGCGCATCAAGTCAGTCTCCAACTGGCACACGGCTCGCCTGAAACTGGCCGCCAATATCGGAAAACTCGGTCTTTGGGCAATCAGATAG